Proteins found in one Triticum aestivum cultivar Chinese Spring chromosome 4D, IWGSC CS RefSeq v2.1, whole genome shotgun sequence genomic segment:
- the LOC123100690 gene encoding caffeoyl-CoA O-methyltransferase 1-like: MGSSPDQMQFFSVLLKLMGARSTIEVGVFTGYSLLSTALALPAGGKVVAIDVSRECYELGRPVIEAAGVAHKVDFREGDGLAVLDGMLCEDGGARAGAFDFAYADADKLQYAGYHERLLRLVRVGGVIAYDNTLWGGSVVMPRDMPGSSDYDRLVRDSFLRFNAAVAADDRVEACILPIADGVTLCRRVK; encoded by the coding sequence ATGGGGTCGTCGCCGGACCAGATGCAGTTCTTCTCCGTCCTGCTCAAGCTGATGGGCGCCAGGAGCACGATCGAGGTCGGCGTCTTCACCGGCTACTCGCTGCTCTCCACCGCGCTCGCCCTCCCCGCCGGCGGCAAGGTGGTGGCGATCGACGTGAGCCGGGAGTGCTACGAGCTGGGCCGCCCGGTGATCGAGGCGGCCGGCGTCGCGCACAAGGTGGACTTCCGCGAGGGCGACGGGCTCGCCGTGCTCGACGGGATGCTGTGCGAGGACGGCGGCGCCAGGGCTGGCGCCTTCGACTTCGCGTACGCGGACGCCGACAAGCTGCAGTACGCCGGGTACCACGAGCGGCTGCTGCGGCTGGTGCGCGTCGGCGGCGTCATCGCCTACGACAACACGCTCTGGGGCGGCTCCGTGGTCATGCCCCGCGACATGCCCGGCAGCTCCGACTACGACCGCCTCGTGCGGGATAGCTTCCTCCGGTTCAACGCCGCCGTAGCCGCCGATGACCGCGTCGAGGCCTGCATCCTCCCCATCGCCGACGGCGTCACGCTCTGCCGCCGCGTCAAGTGA
- the LOC123099135 gene encoding pre-mRNA-splicing factor ATP-dependent RNA helicase DEAH1 isoform X1, giving the protein MASDKQLRDWVSDKLMSIQGFSTSVLVHYVIGLAKDSSSAGDLVGKLVEYGFSSSAETSSFAADIYAKVPRKGRGVSNYQKQEREAAKLVQKQSTYKLLADEDDDEVDNHTTSSASASSKSRKHFRRKAQDQDDGKDDDETIAQVSERSVRRRTEEVDDEDGDDTLDEEQEILRDQQERAQLEKNMRERDAVHTRKLMERQLSKEEQEELTRRSQALDKNDTSDLRNFSRQAYLLKRRDKKIDEIRDEILDHEYIFQGVKLTPAEENDFRYKKKIYDLVKDHVESADDVDEYKMPEAYDMGEGVNQEKRFSVAMQRYKDPEGKDKMNPFAEQEAWEEHQIGKSKLEFGSKDRNRSSNEYQFVFDDQIDFVKSSVIEGTQFEDDSDQETIDAKDILKRELQDERKTLPIYKFRDELLKAVDEYQVIVIVGETGSGKTTQIPQYLHEAGYTARGKVACTQPRRVAAMSVAARVSQEMGVKLGHEVGYSIRFEDCTSEKTMIKYMTDGMLLREFLGEPDLAGYSVVMVDEAHERTLSTDILFGLVKDIARFRPDLKLLISSATLDAEKFSDYFDSAPIFKIPGRRYPVEVHYTKAPEADYIDAAIVTILQIHVTQPPGDILVFLTGQEEIETVDEILKHKTRGLGTKIPELNICPIYANLPTELQAKIFETTPEGSRKVVLATNIAETSLTIDGIKYVIDPGFCKIKSYNPRTGMESLLINPISKASANQRAGRSGRTGPGKCFRLYTSYNYMHDLEDNTVPEIQRTNLANVVLTLKSLGIHDLVNFDFMDPPPSEALLKALEQLFALSALNSRGELTKTGRRMAEFPLDPMLSKMIVASEKYKCSDEVMSIASMLSIGNSIFYRPKDKQVHADNARLNFHTGNVGDHIALLNVYNSWRETDFSTQWCYENYIQVRSMKRARDIRDQLEGLMERVEIEVCSNASDLDAIKKAITSGFFHHSARLQKNGSYRTVKNPQTVFIHPSSGLAQLLPRWVIYHELVLTTKEYMRQVTELKPEWLVEIAPHYYQLKDVDDAGSKKLPKGQGRAAL; this is encoded by the exons ATGGCGAGCGACAAGCAGCTCAGGGACTGGGTCTCGGACAAGCTCATGTCCATCCAGGGCTTCTCGACGAGCGTCCTCGTGCACTATGTCATCGGCCTAG CCAAGGACTCCTCTTCGGCCGGCGATCTCGTGGGGAAGCTCGTGGAGTACGGCTTCTCCTCCTCCGCCGAGACAAGCAGCTTCGCCGCCGACATCTACGCCAAGGTCCCCCGCAAGGGCAGGGGCGTCAGT AATTACCAGAAACAGGAAAGGGAGGCAGCAAAGCTTGTTCAGAAACAAAGCACTTACAAGTTGCTGGCcgatgaggacgacgacgaggttGACAACCACACGACGAGCTCGGCGAGCGCATCCTCCAAGAGCAGGAAGCATTTTAGGAGGAAGGCTCAAGACCAAGACGATGGGAAGGATGATGAT GAAACGATAGCACAAGTTTCTGAGAGGAGTGTCCGAAGGAGAACAGAAGAGGTGGATGATGAAGACGGCGACGACACTCTGGAC GAAGAACAAGAAATTTTAAGAGATCAGCAGGAAAGGGCTCAGCTAGAGAAGAACATGAGAGAAAGAGATGCGGTACACACTCGAAAG TTGATGGAGCGGCAGTTATCTAAGGAAGAACAAG aggAGCTTACCAGAAGATCACAAGCACTGGACAAGAATGACACTTCAGATCTGAG AAATTTTTCAAGGCAAGCGTACTTGCTAAAGCGAAGGGATAAAAAAATTGATGAGATTCG GGACGAAATTCTCGATCATGAATACATTTTTCAGGGTGTGAAACTGACCCCGGCAGAAGAAAATGACTTCAG ATACAAGAAGAAGATTTATGATCTTGTTAAGGATCATGTTGAGAGTGCAGATGATGTTGATGAG TACAAAATGCCTGAAGCTTATGACATGGGTGAAGGTGTTAATCAAGAAAAGAGATTCTCGGTAGCAATGCAGCGATACAA AGATCCTGAGGGCAAAGATAAAATGAATCCTTTTGCTGAACAGGAAGCATGGGAAGAACATCAAATAG GAAAGTCTAAACTGGAATTCGGATCGAAAGACAGAAATCGGTCTTCTAATGAATACCA GTTTGTATTTGATGATCAAATTGATTTTGTTAAATCATCGGTCATAGAAGGAACACAG TTTGAAGATGATTCAGACCAAGAGACCATCGATGCAAAAGATATTCTAAAAAGGGAGCTCCAG GATGAGCGGAAAACCCTTCCAATCTACAAATTCAGAGATGAACTGCTCAAGGCTGTTGATGAATATCAG GTTATTGTCATAGTGGGAGAAACCGGCTCTGGTAAAACGACGCAAATACCTCAATATCTTCATGAAGCTGGATATACAGCAAGAGGAAAG GTTGCTTGTACACAACCTCGTCGAGTGGCAGCCATGAGCGTTGCAGCTAGGGTGTCTCAAGAGATGGGTGTTAAATTGGGACATGAG GTTGGTTACTCCATAAGGTTTGAGGATTGTACCTCAGAGAAAACAATGATTAAATACATGACTGATGGAATGCTTTTGAGGGAGTTTCTTGGAGAACCAGATTTGGCTGGCTATAG TGTTGTTATGGTTGATGAGGCTCATGAGCGCACGCTGTCTACTGATATCTTGTTTGGTTTGGTTAAG GACATTGCTAGGTTTCGTCCAGACCTGAAGTTGCTCATTTCAAGTGCAACCCTTGACGCAGAAAAATTTAGCGACTACTTTGATTCAGCTCCTATTTTCAAGATTCCTGGGAGGCGATACCCTGTTGAAGTACATTATACAAAAGCTCCAGAAGCAGATTACATTGATGCTGCCATTGTCACTATTTTACAGATACATGTGACACAGCCCCCTGGTGATATCCTAGTGTTCCTTACAGGACAGGAAGAAATTGAAACAGTTGATGAAATCCTGAAACACAAAACAAGGGGTTTAGGCACAAAGATTCCAGAGCTAAATATATGCCCTATTTATGCAAATCTGCCTACTGAACTTCAAGCGAAGATCTTTGAGACAACCCCCGAGGGTTCTCGGAAAGTGGTCCTGGCCACTAATATAGCAGAGACTTCATTAACCATTGATGGTATAAAATATGTTATTGACCCAGGTTTTTGCAAGATCAAGTCATACAACCCTCGTACAGGGATGGAATCCCTGCTTATCAATCCTATCTCAAAGGCATCAGCAAACCAGAGGGCAGGAAGATCTGGACGGACAGGACCAGGAAAATGTTTCCGTCTGTACACAAGTTATAACTACATGCATGATCTTGAGGATAATACTGTTCCAGAGATACAAAGAACCAACCTTGCAAATGTTGTTCTTACACTTAAGAGTCTTGGTATTCATGACTTGGTTAATTTTGATTTTATGGACCCACCTCCTTCAGAGGCCTTGTTGAAGGCCCTGGAGCAACTTTTTGCTCTCAGTGCACTCAACAGTCGTGGAGAGTTGACCAAGACTGGAAGACGAATGGCAGAGTTTCCACTAGATCCTATGCTGTCAAAGATGATAGTAGCTTCAGAGAAATACAAGTGTTCTGATGAGGTCATGTCTATTGCGTCAATGTTGTCGATCGGAAATTCTATATTCTACCGTCCAAAGGATAAACAGGTCCATGCAGATAATGCAAGATTAAACTTCCACACTGGGAACGTCGGGGACCACATAGCATTACTCAAT GTCTATAACTCATGGAGAGAAACAGACTTCTCGACTCAATGGTGTTATGAAAATTATATCCAG GTCCGCAGCATGAAGAGAGCAAGAGACATTCGAGATCAACTGGAGGGACTTATGGAGAGAGTTGAGATTGAGGTCTGTTCAAATGCCAGTGACTTGGATGCTATTAAAAAGGCCATAACATCCG GTTTCTTCCACCATTCTGCACGGTTGCAGAAGAATGGTTCATATAGAACTGTGAAGAACCCTCAGACGGTCTTTATCCACCCTAGTTCAGGATTAGCACAG CTACTTCCTCGCTGGGTAATATACCACGAACTAGTTCTCACGACAAAAGAGTACATGCGTCAG GTGACGGAACTGAAGCCCGAATGGCTGGTGGAAATTGCTCCGCACTACTACCAACTGAAAGATGTGGACGACG CTGGTTCAAAGAAGCTGCCCAAGGGCCAAGGACGAGCCGCATTGTAG
- the LOC123099135 gene encoding pre-mRNA-splicing factor ATP-dependent RNA helicase DEAH1 isoform X2, translating into MRERDAVHTRKLMERQLSKEEQEELTRRSQALDKNDTSDLRNFSRQAYLLKRRDKKIDEIRDEILDHEYIFQGVKLTPAEENDFRYKKKIYDLVKDHVESADDVDEYKMPEAYDMGEGVNQEKRFSVAMQRYKDPEGKDKMNPFAEQEAWEEHQIGKSKLEFGSKDRNRSSNEYQFVFDDQIDFVKSSVIEGTQFEDDSDQETIDAKDILKRELQDERKTLPIYKFRDELLKAVDEYQVIVIVGETGSGKTTQIPQYLHEAGYTARGKVACTQPRRVAAMSVAARVSQEMGVKLGHEVGYSIRFEDCTSEKTMIKYMTDGMLLREFLGEPDLAGYSVVMVDEAHERTLSTDILFGLVKDIARFRPDLKLLISSATLDAEKFSDYFDSAPIFKIPGRRYPVEVHYTKAPEADYIDAAIVTILQIHVTQPPGDILVFLTGQEEIETVDEILKHKTRGLGTKIPELNICPIYANLPTELQAKIFETTPEGSRKVVLATNIAETSLTIDGIKYVIDPGFCKIKSYNPRTGMESLLINPISKASANQRAGRSGRTGPGKCFRLYTSYNYMHDLEDNTVPEIQRTNLANVVLTLKSLGIHDLVNFDFMDPPPSEALLKALEQLFALSALNSRGELTKTGRRMAEFPLDPMLSKMIVASEKYKCSDEVMSIASMLSIGNSIFYRPKDKQVHADNARLNFHTGNVGDHIALLNVYNSWRETDFSTQWCYENYIQVRSMKRARDIRDQLEGLMERVEIEVCSNASDLDAIKKAITSGFFHHSARLQKNGSYRTVKNPQTVFIHPSSGLAQLLPRWVIYHELVLTTKEYMRQVTELKPEWLVEIAPHYYQLKDVDDAGSKKLPKGQGRAAL; encoded by the exons ATGAGAGAAAGAGATGCGGTACACACTCGAAAG TTGATGGAGCGGCAGTTATCTAAGGAAGAACAAG aggAGCTTACCAGAAGATCACAAGCACTGGACAAGAATGACACTTCAGATCTGAG AAATTTTTCAAGGCAAGCGTACTTGCTAAAGCGAAGGGATAAAAAAATTGATGAGATTCG GGACGAAATTCTCGATCATGAATACATTTTTCAGGGTGTGAAACTGACCCCGGCAGAAGAAAATGACTTCAG ATACAAGAAGAAGATTTATGATCTTGTTAAGGATCATGTTGAGAGTGCAGATGATGTTGATGAG TACAAAATGCCTGAAGCTTATGACATGGGTGAAGGTGTTAATCAAGAAAAGAGATTCTCGGTAGCAATGCAGCGATACAA AGATCCTGAGGGCAAAGATAAAATGAATCCTTTTGCTGAACAGGAAGCATGGGAAGAACATCAAATAG GAAAGTCTAAACTGGAATTCGGATCGAAAGACAGAAATCGGTCTTCTAATGAATACCA GTTTGTATTTGATGATCAAATTGATTTTGTTAAATCATCGGTCATAGAAGGAACACAG TTTGAAGATGATTCAGACCAAGAGACCATCGATGCAAAAGATATTCTAAAAAGGGAGCTCCAG GATGAGCGGAAAACCCTTCCAATCTACAAATTCAGAGATGAACTGCTCAAGGCTGTTGATGAATATCAG GTTATTGTCATAGTGGGAGAAACCGGCTCTGGTAAAACGACGCAAATACCTCAATATCTTCATGAAGCTGGATATACAGCAAGAGGAAAG GTTGCTTGTACACAACCTCGTCGAGTGGCAGCCATGAGCGTTGCAGCTAGGGTGTCTCAAGAGATGGGTGTTAAATTGGGACATGAG GTTGGTTACTCCATAAGGTTTGAGGATTGTACCTCAGAGAAAACAATGATTAAATACATGACTGATGGAATGCTTTTGAGGGAGTTTCTTGGAGAACCAGATTTGGCTGGCTATAG TGTTGTTATGGTTGATGAGGCTCATGAGCGCACGCTGTCTACTGATATCTTGTTTGGTTTGGTTAAG GACATTGCTAGGTTTCGTCCAGACCTGAAGTTGCTCATTTCAAGTGCAACCCTTGACGCAGAAAAATTTAGCGACTACTTTGATTCAGCTCCTATTTTCAAGATTCCTGGGAGGCGATACCCTGTTGAAGTACATTATACAAAAGCTCCAGAAGCAGATTACATTGATGCTGCCATTGTCACTATTTTACAGATACATGTGACACAGCCCCCTGGTGATATCCTAGTGTTCCTTACAGGACAGGAAGAAATTGAAACAGTTGATGAAATCCTGAAACACAAAACAAGGGGTTTAGGCACAAAGATTCCAGAGCTAAATATATGCCCTATTTATGCAAATCTGCCTACTGAACTTCAAGCGAAGATCTTTGAGACAACCCCCGAGGGTTCTCGGAAAGTGGTCCTGGCCACTAATATAGCAGAGACTTCATTAACCATTGATGGTATAAAATATGTTATTGACCCAGGTTTTTGCAAGATCAAGTCATACAACCCTCGTACAGGGATGGAATCCCTGCTTATCAATCCTATCTCAAAGGCATCAGCAAACCAGAGGGCAGGAAGATCTGGACGGACAGGACCAGGAAAATGTTTCCGTCTGTACACAAGTTATAACTACATGCATGATCTTGAGGATAATACTGTTCCAGAGATACAAAGAACCAACCTTGCAAATGTTGTTCTTACACTTAAGAGTCTTGGTATTCATGACTTGGTTAATTTTGATTTTATGGACCCACCTCCTTCAGAGGCCTTGTTGAAGGCCCTGGAGCAACTTTTTGCTCTCAGTGCACTCAACAGTCGTGGAGAGTTGACCAAGACTGGAAGACGAATGGCAGAGTTTCCACTAGATCCTATGCTGTCAAAGATGATAGTAGCTTCAGAGAAATACAAGTGTTCTGATGAGGTCATGTCTATTGCGTCAATGTTGTCGATCGGAAATTCTATATTCTACCGTCCAAAGGATAAACAGGTCCATGCAGATAATGCAAGATTAAACTTCCACACTGGGAACGTCGGGGACCACATAGCATTACTCAAT GTCTATAACTCATGGAGAGAAACAGACTTCTCGACTCAATGGTGTTATGAAAATTATATCCAG GTCCGCAGCATGAAGAGAGCAAGAGACATTCGAGATCAACTGGAGGGACTTATGGAGAGAGTTGAGATTGAGGTCTGTTCAAATGCCAGTGACTTGGATGCTATTAAAAAGGCCATAACATCCG GTTTCTTCCACCATTCTGCACGGTTGCAGAAGAATGGTTCATATAGAACTGTGAAGAACCCTCAGACGGTCTTTATCCACCCTAGTTCAGGATTAGCACAG CTACTTCCTCGCTGGGTAATATACCACGAACTAGTTCTCACGACAAAAGAGTACATGCGTCAG GTGACGGAACTGAAGCCCGAATGGCTGGTGGAAATTGCTCCGCACTACTACCAACTGAAAGATGTGGACGACG CTGGTTCAAAGAAGCTGCCCAAGGGCCAAGGACGAGCCGCATTGTAG